The following coding sequences lie in one Candidatus Oleimmundimicrobium sp. genomic window:
- a CDS encoding lysophospholipid acyltransferase family protein — MVYRLTCLICRIVFKLGFRWKVEGRENILKEGPLIVVANHTSVLDGFVLVAAVGRRVTFFSSAHLFKRPVVGWFLKRVGSLQVNSERQVDIKSIKRALQLLANEKAMALFPEGKVSVDGTLKEGNFGAAFLAAKSGAFILPLAIKGAYEALPVGKKILSFSKITVKIGKPFQLTDRKTDRESLNRATQQIMQKLAELLNVSSEDDEGIINCPTHEGAEKDRKSL, encoded by the coding sequence ATGGTTTATAGATTAACTTGTTTGATTTGCCGCATAGTTTTTAAATTAGGTTTTCGTTGGAAAGTGGAGGGCAGGGAGAATATTCTAAAGGAAGGCCCTTTAATCGTAGTTGCCAACCACACAAGTGTTTTAGATGGTTTTGTGCTGGTTGCCGCAGTTGGGCGTCGGGTTACCTTTTTTTCCTCTGCACACCTTTTCAAGCGTCCCGTTGTCGGCTGGTTTTTAAAAAGAGTGGGTTCTCTGCAGGTTAACAGTGAACGACAGGTCGATATAAAGAGCATTAAACGCGCGCTACAGCTGCTTGCGAATGAGAAAGCGATGGCACTTTTCCCGGAAGGCAAAGTAAGTGTCGACGGAACTCTTAAGGAGGGAAATTTCGGAGCAGCCTTTCTGGCGGCAAAATCCGGAGCTTTCATTCTTCCTCTGGCCATCAAAGGGGCCTATGAAGCACTTCCTGTCGGCAAGAAAATCCTTTCTTTTTCTAAGATAACGGTAAAAATCGGAAAACCTTTTCAGTTGACTGATAGGAAAACAGATAGGGAGAGTTTAAATCGGGCGACGCAGCAAATTATGCAAAAGCTGGCTGAATTGCTAAATGTTTCTTCCGAAGATGATGAAGGGATTATCAATTGTCCTACACATGAAGGAGCGGAGAAAGATAGAAAATCTCTTTAA